CGCGGTCCGTTCTCGGGTCGTCCACCAGTCGTGCCCGCTGCCGCTGCAAAAATGGACGGACATGTGAGAAAACGTTGCACGATGTCCTCTCAGCAGAGAGTTTGCCACCTTGTGTGGTGAGGCTTACCTCCATGTCCCAGCGCGAGGAGGCACTGGCACTGGCACTGACAgagctgctgctgccgccgtccgagAAGATGGTCCACGCGTCGTCGTCGGGAGATAGACTGTGAGCAGCGTGGCGGGCAATGCGGGGGCGGATGCTTGGGAGCTCGGCGTTGTTCGGCTTCTTGAAGGGCTGGTGGCGCTTCTCCGGCGAGACGCGGCGCTGAGGGGACTGCGGGCCTCGTCGCGCTGGGGAGGCCGGGCTCCGTGCGGGGGACGCCGCTCGGTCAGGAGAACGCGGGCGGCGGGCATTGTCGACCTGGACACGTAATCGCCTGGTGGGAGAGGTTGGAGGCTGCGGCGGCCGGGATGACGGGCGCATCACGACGATGGGAGGCGGATGGTTGCGCACGGACAATGGCGGCGCCGGAGAGCTGTGGCGGAGGAGGCCTTTGAGCTGGAGGGCCTCCAGGATTTGCTTGAGCGTCTCGAGATCCCTGGCCGGCTCGGCGATGCCACGCTTGCGGAGGCGCCGATCGATCTCGCCGCAGAGCGCGATCTCGCCGCGCCCGGCGCTCGGGTCGACGCGCTTCGCCGGCTCGGGGAACACCTCGCGCGCGTCGAAGTGGCTGCTGCGCCTCTGCAGCGCCGCCGCCCTGTGGAAGGCCGGATCCGGCGACTGCCGCTGTGCCAGCGCCGCCTCAGCCATCGGGGACGACGGCCGTTGCGGAAGCAGCGCCGGCTTCTCGAAGAAAGACGGGTCGACGAACCGGAAGCGCGCCGGGTCGCGCGGCACACGCTCGGACGCGGACCGCCTGAGCTCGCCACCCCGAGCGGCGTGCTGGCCGTCCTCCTCGTCCGCGGCGCCGTGCGGCAGCGCGTCGAGCCCCATGAGCCGCGCGACGACGCTGGGCGAGCCCGCCACGCCAGGggacggcggcgccgccgtccTGATGTTGTCCCGCTGCCGGAGCTTCCCCCTGGCGTCGACCACCGCGCGGCTGTCGAGCGAGAGGCGCGGCAGCCTCCAGGACGCGGCCGCGCCGCCCCGGTCCTTGAGGTCCAGCGGCGGGAGCTGGAGCGACGGCCTCGGCGCGGCGGGCGGCGTCATCTCGGGCGACGACGGCAGCGGCGTCGCCCGGTCCAGCGGCATCGACATCTCCGACGGCGTCGCCGACCCCTGATTGACACACCAAGAAGCATCGCCATTAATCGACCGACGAGCGAGGGGCAAGAAAAGAAAAGCGGAGCGGCGAGCGCGCGCGGGTGCACGtacgctggaggaggaggagaggaggcggcgggggtggtggcagaggcggcgcttgCCGGAGAGGACGTGCGGGCGGTCGAAGAGGTGGAGGAAGCCGGCCATGCAGCCCTGGTGCACGGGCCGCTCCTCCTCGTCCGCGCCCATGGCGACCATCTCCGTCCGCCCCCGCCCCGCTTCGTCTCGTCTCCTTGCCTGGCGTAGCGTGCGGGTGTGCGGGTGGGTGGGGGGACTGCGGCGCTCCGGGTGCCTGCCTCGCACGCCGCTTTTGGTGGGCGCGTCTTAAAGCGGCCCGCTTCTGCGCCTTTGACTGGGAACGGACGAAAACCATGTGGCAGGCGCGTGCGCGTGCGTGCCGTGACGCCGCCCCGGCACGCCCATTGGCGCCCGGCGGGCATGCCCTGCGTTTTCAACCGCGAGCCGCAGAGGTAAAAACCGAGATAAAAAACCCAGTGTTTACAGTTGGAGTCagtcaggcaggcaggcaggcaggcaggcagggcaGCGTGGCGCCGCGCAGGCCCTGCCGGCGCGCCCCGCCCCGCCCGACATGGCCGCGTGCACGGGAGcgtgcccgcccgcccgcccgccctgCGGCGCTCTATCCACAGACGCCACTCCAGCGTCCTCGTATAGCATGCAGTTTCCGTTTCCTCGGCGACGTTGCTTCATGTGTGCAAGCAAGGCTGGCTCCCGGTACAGTCGGAGCACGCCAGTTACTCCAGTACCACCACCTACTCTACCACTACCACTAGCAGTACTGTGATTCACCGCCCCTGCCAAGCGCCCCAGGCAGAGCAATAACAAAGAACGTTACCGTTACTCTAGGCTAAGGCATGAGCTACACCGAGCGGCAGAGATACTCCTTCCCACCGGGCATGATTATCAGTGTTGGATACGCGCGCTGCCGGGCCCAAGGATCCGAGCAGCAACGCCTCTTTTTCTTTCCAGTTTTTACCGCCACCTTGCGTAGTGCTGCGGCATCGCCTCACCTTTTCCTCGAAGCCGGCGCGCGCCCCACTTGCACGCACGCAGATGCAGAGGTGTGTGTACATACGCACTACGTGCACGCACCGCACCGGAAACATTTACCGGAAGGAGAGTATTTTAACCTGGGGACGCATGTGGTGGCGCGGTCTTTCCAGCGGGAAAGGTGAGGGGGGACGGTCAAGTCGGTCAGACGGGGCAGGGCGGGGTGAGGTGCGCCGATCTGGGCAGCGATCCGGGTGACGCACGGGAGCATGTGTGTCCACCCGCCTGCCATGTGCTGCTGCTGCGTCCCGTCCGCCTGGCCTTACCCGATCCCGCGATGATGCCTTGCTTGCGTAATGCACATGGCCGTAAAGGTGGGGATCGCAGAGTCCCTATGGAGGGGAGGGGAGATGAGGTGGGTTCTTTCTGCGAAAAAGTGGGAAAAGTGTGTGAAGAGAGGTTTCGGATAAGATCCCCTGTGGGGGATTTGTTGTTGTATTTGTATTTATATTTTTTCTCTCTTTGTAAGTTTTTTTGTCATGTATATAATTTTCCTAAACTTTTGCATGAAACGTTATGTGAAAATAAATGAAAATGCACGGCCGAGTCATATTGTTTTTGGTGGTTCGTGGCACGGGCCATGCTGAAAGCGGTGGTTCGGGTGGCTCgcaggcggcggctccggtggaggCGAATAGGAGGGGAGAGCTAAGTTTTTTATGGTTTTTGGTTCGAGGATAGGCTTCGTGGAGGGCGGATGagaggattggggggggggggggggacgtgcACGTGCTTGCCGTTGGTGTTTGCGTACCCTCTCATGGAGGAGGAACACGGCAGACGACATGCTAGGTAGGCTGGGCTGGCCCATGCAAGAAGGTAAGTGGCTCATGTGGTCTTAGGTTTAGTTGGGTCCACGAGGTTAGGATTTTTTTGTTTTGTATTTACACTAGATAGAATAGGGCAGGGTAGAAATTATTTCGAGGTCCAAATGGactccaaaaaataaaaaaaatgtggcATTTCTGGATTATTCTAAATGAAATCACCACTAAAATAATCAAAGGGTTTGGATAATGTTTGACAGTGTTTTCGAAAATAAATTTCAAAAAGGGCATTTTGGCAATTTAAAGTAGAGGCAGATGCTAGGGCTGTGCTAAATAATAAAACATTATGTGGAGCCCCAAAATAttattactccctccttccatctatatagggcctaatgcattttttgaggctaactttgaccaaatattagagcaataatatatgacatgcaacttacacaaagcacacagttaaattcgtgtgtgaaaggagctttcaatgatataattttcacattgtgcatgtcatgtactattaatcttgtcaatagttaaaggcggtcttaaaaaacaaATTAGGccatatatagatggaaggagggagtagaagagAATGTGTAAAGATTGGACTCCATCTTAATGTCCAAGACCAAAAGGGAAAATGGTTTGATAAAACCATATTCATAACAATTTAAAAAATAGTTTTGGGTGTTCAATATTTTTGTCATGCATTTGAGATTATTGCAATGTGAAATGGTGCATGGTGTCGTGatgatgcaaaaataaaatatttcATTTATTTGAGTAGGCCATTACTCAGGGATGTGACATTTATCATCTAAATGTCAATTGGATTTTTTTTCTATTCTAGCCCTAGAATTCATAGCTCCCATCAAAAGTGATACACTTACACAATTTTTGAACATATCATGGCCTAATATATCTTTTACTTAGAATTTGGTCAGCCCTTGTCTTGCGTCAAGGCAGGTCCTCTTGGGCTAACAAGGTCGGATGAACTCTGCTGGAATCTAACACAAGTCGGGGATTGTACAGTAGATTCTATGTGCCATGCGCTTACACACTCCAAGGTTCTGCTAGATAGGGGGAAATATTTGAAAGTCGAATGTACCTCTAGAAATCAAAAAAATTCTTGATGTACCTTCACAAAGCTCTGACCGCCACAAAATTTTCTATGTAAAGTATGATGCTCAAAATATGTACCTATTCTAAACTAGTCGAAAGAAATGTGATAATGGGCTTGACTAAATCAAATTGTGCCAAAATCTGTGACGATTTATGTGAAAAAAGTAGTGTCACGTAGGAAGGCACGTCACTTCAATTGCTCAGATCTAAAATGCTACTTGACATTAGTCCATGACAGTTTGCTCTGTCATATAAAGGCTTGGACCTAGTTTGGGTTGTGTGTGCCTGGGGCAGACCCGTGACAGTCAAGGACCGTCATGGAAGGTGTGCTCTCAAATTATGATACATAATGGATTTGAAATCCGTCATGACCGATCATGCTTGACAGTTTTTCACTACTTGGTGACAGAATAGAACTGTCAtggattaacagatttcttgtagtgaaagGACAACCCTACAAGCTGCAATTAGCAGAAAGTAGAAAGTGGTACTTTTGTCACTATGATCACACAATTAAACATCTTTTTTCCAATGTGAATCTGTGCTTGCAGCATGGTCATTGGTCATCGAGGTTTGCATCCAACTTGTATCTCCAATATTGCCAACATGTTTGGCCACTAGCTAGATGAGGTTCCGCACAAGTTTTGCGGGCTTTATTAGGGTGGCAGCACCAACCTTGATTTAGTCGCTATGTCTATATCGACATAATTTGATTTTAATGGTAAAAACCCATCTCCTCCACAACCTATCTACAAGTGTAGGCTCCATCTTCATTTGTGGTCTTCTCTACAACTATTGGAGTACCAATCACTGTTTTACATCGGTGTGTGTGCGTGAATGGGGCATGTGTGATTCATAGCTCTTATATTTCTAAGGTTAACATGGGAATTCTCTAAGAGGTTTTCCCTTGAAGGAAAAACATTGAATGAAATCACTCGTGTTTTAACCCCACATGAGTGGCAACATAGTTTTCGAATAGCCCCCTACCCACTTCCCACCCCTATGCCTTAGGCTTAGTTTCTATATGCTAtgactttgattttttttcttctcccaGCCTCACTTTCTTCGTCCTTCCTGTCTCCTCTGCTCCTCCCATTTCCACCTCCTTGGCCCCTCAATCTTCCAGATCTAGCGGCCTCATCGTCTGGGGATGTGAGAGAGGGGGTGGTCGCCTCGTCATTTTTCTCTAGTAGTAGTTGTAATCCTTGAGACCCTATTGGCTGTAGGGCTTTTACCTGTGTCCAATAAACTAGACCAATCcccattgttcttcttcgttgCGCATCGTTCTTGCCATGGTGGCTGGGATGGAGGCTATGATTGGACTTCGGAGCAGATCTGAGGCCCTGTGTTGGG
The sequence above is drawn from the Triticum aestivum cultivar Chinese Spring chromosome 7A, IWGSC CS RefSeq v2.1, whole genome shotgun sequence genome and encodes:
- the LOC123149029 gene encoding serine/arginine repetitive matrix protein 1 — its product is MVAMGADEEERPVHQGCMAGFLHLFDRPHVLSGKRRLCHHPRRLLSSSSSGSATPSEMSMPLDRATPLPSSPEMTPPAAPRPSLQLPPLDLKDRGGAAASWRLPRLSLDSRAVVDARGKLRQRDNIRTAAPPSPGVAGSPSVVARLMGLDALPHGAADEEDGQHAARGGELRRSASERVPRDPARFRFVDPSFFEKPALLPQRPSSPMAEAALAQRQSPDPAFHRAAALQRRSSHFDAREVFPEPAKRVDPSAGRGEIALCGEIDRRLRKRGIAEPARDLETLKQILEALQLKGLLRHSSPAPPLSVRNHPPPIVVMRPSSRPPQPPTSPTRRLRVQVDNARRPRSPDRAASPARSPASPARRGPQSPQRRVSPEKRHQPFKKPNNAELPSIRPRIARHAAHSLSPDDDAWTIFSDGGSSSSVSASASASSRWDMERQRARLVDDPRTDRGLLERCDKLLSSIEAFTGAGDAAADQQPSPVSVLDAATFLADEDSPSSSGSKRGMGRRAPSPRPVASLSFPEDDDEVVPEAWLVGPEASDPDFAYVAEVVCLSDRMRSPDDVYRTVEKRRRRGEDTWQHRRLLCGAAAEALDRWRCAHPSEPVAWLRGEELLRHVWAEVQRAMEPAGQAAGDDLNDQTSEAILRDLAADRRWSPSAEAADAVLQIERLLFKDLVADAICELAEADRLRLPRRKLAF